A region of Ochotona princeps isolate mOchPri1 chromosome 2, mOchPri1.hap1, whole genome shotgun sequence DNA encodes the following proteins:
- the OTUD3 gene encoding OTU domain-containing protein 3 isoform X3: MIKQREDFEPFVEDDVPFEKHVASLAKAGTFAGNDAIVAFARNHQLNVVIHQLNAPLWQIRGTDKSNGRELHIAYRYGEHYDSVRRINDNSEAPAHLQTDFQMLHQDESSKREKTRTKAVDSEDDLRDEVEDAVQKVCNATGCSDFDLIVQRLEAENYNIESAILAMLHMNQGRRNNNAEANPEPGGRERTQHGHLWEEGGSGTRVFGNQGLNEGRSEHSKAQASPSEEHKANKNQLSKVTNRQRKEQQRLEKKKRQEERHRHKALESRSGPRDTDTSAQVTLVKTFAALNI; the protein is encoded by the exons TGGCCAGTTTGGCAAAGGCTGGCACTTTTGCTGGCAATGATGCAATCGTAGCCTTTGCAAGAAATCATCAGTTGAATGTGGTGATTCATCAGCTTAATGCCCCTTTGTGGCAG ATTCGCGGCACAGATAAGAGCAATGGGAGAGAACTCCACATCGCCTATCGCTACGGGGAGCACTATGACAGTGTCCGGAGGATCAACGACAACTCGGAAGCACCTGCTCATCTCCAGACCGAC TTTCAGATGCTTCACCAAGATGAATCGAGTAAAAGAGAGAAGACCAGGACAAAAGCAGTTGACTCTGAAGATGACCTGAGAGATGAAGTGGAAGATGCTGTCCAGAAAGTTTGTAATGCAACTGGATGTTCA GATTTTGATTTAATAGTCCAGCGCCTGGAAGCTGAGAATTATAACATTGAATCTGCAATACTTGCTATGCTTCACATGAACCAAGGGAGAAGAAATAATA ATGCAGAGGCGAACCCTGAGCCCGGTGGCCGAGAGCGGACGCAGCATGGCCACTTGTGGGAAGAGGGTGGCAGCGGCACCAGAGTCTTTGGAAACCAGGGCTTAAATGAAGGCAGGAGCGAGCACAGTAAAGCGCAAGCCAGCCCTAGTGAAGaacacaaagcaaataaaaaccagCTCTCAAAG GTCACAAACAGACAGAGGAAGGAGCAGCAGCGACTGGAGAAGAAGAAACGCCAGGAGGAGCGGCACCGGCACAAAGCCCTGGAGAGCAGGAGCGGCCCCAGGGACACGGATACGAGTGCGCAGGTCACCCTGGTGAAGACCTTTGCTGCTCTCAACATCTGA
- the OTUD3 gene encoding OTU domain-containing protein 3 isoform X4, producing the protein MMFPLRSMIRGTDKSNGRELHIAYRYGEHYDSVRRINDNSEAPAHLQTDFQMLHQDESSKREKTRTKAVDSEDDLRDEVEDAVQKVCNATGCSDFDLIVQRLEAENYNIESAILAMLHMNQGRRNNNAEANPEPGGRERTQHGHLWEEGGSGTRVFGNQGLNEGRSEHSKAQASPSEEHKANKNQLSKVTNRQRKEQQRLEKKKRQEERHRHKALESRSGPRDTDTSAQVTLVKTFAALNI; encoded by the exons ATTCGCGGCACAGATAAGAGCAATGGGAGAGAACTCCACATCGCCTATCGCTACGGGGAGCACTATGACAGTGTCCGGAGGATCAACGACAACTCGGAAGCACCTGCTCATCTCCAGACCGAC TTTCAGATGCTTCACCAAGATGAATCGAGTAAAAGAGAGAAGACCAGGACAAAAGCAGTTGACTCTGAAGATGACCTGAGAGATGAAGTGGAAGATGCTGTCCAGAAAGTTTGTAATGCAACTGGATGTTCA GATTTTGATTTAATAGTCCAGCGCCTGGAAGCTGAGAATTATAACATTGAATCTGCAATACTTGCTATGCTTCACATGAACCAAGGGAGAAGAAATAATA ATGCAGAGGCGAACCCTGAGCCCGGTGGCCGAGAGCGGACGCAGCATGGCCACTTGTGGGAAGAGGGTGGCAGCGGCACCAGAGTCTTTGGAAACCAGGGCTTAAATGAAGGCAGGAGCGAGCACAGTAAAGCGCAAGCCAGCCCTAGTGAAGaacacaaagcaaataaaaaccagCTCTCAAAG GTCACAAACAGACAGAGGAAGGAGCAGCAGCGACTGGAGAAGAAGAAACGCCAGGAGGAGCGGCACCGGCACAAAGCCCTGGAGAGCAGGAGCGGCCCCAGGGACACGGATACGAGTGCGCAGGTCACCCTGGTGAAGACCTTTGCTGCTCTCAACATCTGA